Proteins encoded by one window of Halosolutus amylolyticus:
- the thrC gene encoding threonine synthase — protein sequence MSLSLAATQPEPPADADDGVWLECIECSETFAPFDDVRYTCDECDGLLEVRYADLPTFDDFAGEGVWRYADALPFETGVTTQEGATPLYEVPRLEADVGVEALRIKHEGMNPTGSFKDRGMTVGVRVAKELGVDRLACASTGNTSAALAAYGSRGGMETLVLLPAGKVAAGKIAQASLHGARILEVDGNFDACLDIVQELAARGEAYLLNSLNPFRLEGQKTIGLEILEGFRDDYGAFPDRIVLPVGNAGNTSALYKAFRELVQAGELDADDVPKLTGVQAAGAAPMVEAIENGADEVRRWDDVETRATAIRIGNPVNAPKALPGIRETGGTAIAVSDEAITDAQRDLAEEGIGVEPASAASVAGLRKLRAEGIVDDAERVACLTTGHLLKDPDAAAAAGSDPEPVPADTEGVIEHLQG from the coding sequence ATGAGTCTCAGCCTTGCCGCTACCCAGCCGGAGCCGCCGGCCGACGCCGACGACGGCGTCTGGCTCGAGTGTATCGAGTGCTCCGAGACGTTCGCCCCGTTCGACGACGTTCGCTACACCTGCGACGAGTGCGACGGACTGCTCGAAGTGCGGTACGCGGACCTGCCGACGTTCGACGACTTCGCGGGCGAGGGCGTCTGGCGGTACGCCGACGCGCTCCCGTTCGAGACGGGCGTGACGACCCAGGAGGGAGCGACGCCGCTGTACGAGGTGCCGCGACTCGAGGCCGACGTTGGTGTCGAAGCGCTGCGGATCAAACACGAGGGGATGAACCCGACGGGCTCGTTCAAGGACCGCGGCATGACCGTCGGCGTCAGGGTCGCGAAAGAACTCGGCGTCGATCGACTCGCCTGCGCCTCCACCGGAAACACCAGCGCGGCGCTCGCGGCCTACGGCTCCCGCGGCGGGATGGAGACGCTCGTGCTCCTGCCCGCGGGCAAGGTCGCGGCGGGCAAGATCGCCCAGGCCAGCCTCCACGGCGCGCGCATTCTCGAGGTCGACGGCAACTTCGACGCCTGTCTCGACATCGTCCAGGAACTGGCCGCCCGCGGCGAGGCCTACCTCCTGAACTCGCTGAACCCCTTCCGGCTGGAGGGCCAGAAGACGATCGGGCTCGAGATCCTCGAGGGGTTCCGCGACGATTACGGCGCGTTCCCCGACCGGATCGTCCTCCCGGTCGGCAACGCCGGGAACACCTCGGCGCTGTACAAGGCGTTCCGCGAACTCGTCCAGGCGGGCGAACTCGACGCCGACGACGTGCCGAAACTGACCGGCGTCCAGGCCGCGGGCGCGGCCCCGATGGTCGAGGCGATCGAGAACGGGGCCGACGAGGTCCGCCGCTGGGACGACGTAGAAACGCGGGCGACGGCGATCCGAATCGGGAACCCGGTCAACGCGCCGAAGGCCCTGCCCGGCATCCGCGAGACCGGTGGCACTGCGATCGCGGTCTCGGACGAGGCGATCACCGACGCCCAGCGCGACCTCGCCGAGGAGGGGATCGGCGTCGAACCCGCCTCCGCGGCCTCCGTGGCCGGCCTGCGCAAACTCCGCGCCGAGGGGATCGTCGACGACGCCGAACGGGTCGCCTGCCTGACGACGGGCCACCTGCTCAAGGACCCCGACGCCGCGGCCGCCGCGGGGAGCGATCCCGAACCGGTGCCGGCCGACACCGAGGGAGTCATCGAGCACCTGCAAGGGTAA
- a CDS encoding transcription initiation factor IIB, with protein sequence MENSESSPACPECHGRVRRTETEVVCENCGLVVEEDAIDRGPEWRSFDDDETDPRRTGAPLTRSRHDRGLSTEIGYGTGSDFGSGTRLTGRKRRQIVRLRREHNRARIATKADRNQAYGFTEIKRIAARLSLDDSIREQACALFESAQSEGLFQGRSLEGFAAAAIYATCRTRSVPRTIDEITTVARADADELTAAYDALNRDLGLPTGPIDPAQYLPRYASELDLEPAVERRARDHVATLLEARAIGGRNPSGVAAACLYRAATEREAWSSVTQADAAAVADVAPVTIRSTVTTLNTLQSE encoded by the coding sequence ATGGAGAATTCGGAGTCTTCCCCAGCCTGTCCCGAGTGTCACGGCAGAGTTCGACGCACCGAGACGGAGGTCGTCTGCGAGAACTGCGGACTCGTCGTCGAGGAGGATGCGATCGATCGCGGGCCGGAGTGGCGCTCGTTCGACGACGACGAGACCGACCCTCGCCGGACCGGTGCGCCGCTGACCCGCTCGCGACACGATCGCGGCCTCTCGACGGAGATCGGGTACGGGACCGGTAGCGATTTCGGGTCCGGGACGCGACTCACCGGCCGGAAACGTCGTCAGATCGTGCGCCTCCGACGGGAACACAATCGGGCGCGCATCGCGACGAAGGCCGACCGGAACCAGGCCTACGGCTTCACCGAGATCAAACGCATCGCCGCGCGACTCTCGCTGGACGATTCGATCCGCGAACAGGCGTGTGCCCTCTTCGAGTCGGCCCAGTCGGAAGGGCTGTTCCAGGGTCGCTCGCTCGAGGGGTTCGCCGCCGCAGCGATCTACGCGACCTGCCGGACCCGATCGGTCCCACGGACGATCGACGAGATCACGACCGTCGCGCGCGCCGACGCCGACGAACTCACCGCGGCCTACGACGCGCTCAACCGCGACCTCGGCCTGCCGACCGGTCCGATCGATCCCGCCCAGTACCTGCCGCGCTACGCTTCGGAACTCGACCTCGAACCGGCCGTCGAACGCCGGGCCCGCGACCACGTCGCCACGTTGCTCGAGGCCCGTGCGATCGGCGGCCGCAATCCCAGCGGCGTCGCGGCGGCCTGTCTCTACCGGGCCGCCACCGAGCGCGAGGCGTGGTCGTCGGTGACCCAGGCCGATGCCGCCGCGGTGGCCGACGTCGCCCCGGTGACGATCCGATCGACGGTGACGACGCTGAATACGCTCCAGTCGGAATGA
- a CDS encoding helix-turn-helix domain-containing protein, producing MTSDPRHRLDELLEDSNPPFEKVMSCVFGIEDHETRTYLALRDRPGSTIEELATALDRDRSTVNRALSTLHERGLVRRDRRLLDGGGYVYQYTAVALPEAKAALHQALDTWTGTVHDVIDEFDGRSAGAEADVGSAVDGGSETTGE from the coding sequence ATGACGAGCGACCCGCGACACCGACTCGACGAGTTACTGGAGGATTCGAACCCGCCGTTCGAGAAGGTGATGAGTTGCGTGTTCGGGATCGAGGACCACGAAACGCGGACCTACCTCGCGCTTCGCGACCGGCCGGGGAGCACGATCGAGGAACTGGCGACGGCCCTCGACCGCGATCGGAGCACGGTCAACCGCGCCCTGTCGACGCTTCACGAGCGAGGGCTCGTTCGCCGGGATCGACGCTTGCTCGACGGTGGCGGCTACGTCTACCAGTACACGGCCGTCGCGCTCCCCGAGGCCAAAGCCGCTCTCCACCAAGCGCTCGACACCTGGACGGGAACGGTCCACGACGTGATCGACGAGTTCGACGGTCGATCGGCCGGGGCCGAAGCCGACGTCGGGTCCGCCGTCGACGGCGGATCCGAGACTACCGGCGAGTAG